In the Populus trichocarpa isolate Nisqually-1 chromosome 1, P.trichocarpa_v4.1, whole genome shotgun sequence genome, one interval contains:
- the LOC7492010 gene encoding ethylene-responsive transcription factor ERF062 gives MLEIMARNRHHNRLPKDCFRVRNRVLRQTIWFQEPEAFIQTSFQTTWQGSKPKQAVDQLGKDQRCEPMSLFPNTSFSMPQLGQIHFQPSNDWLKINQTLASYSIKGFNDYWLRTTTTQPMKYTGRRLQNQHQKPSFSSASTSPGKLFRGVRQRHWGKWVTEIRLPRNRTRVWLGTFNTAEEAAIAYDTAAYMLRGDYAHLNFPDLKHQLKANSLNGTTAALLEAKLQLAISQGNNISVQKKHSDDPPRTSPDKIIHDMNATKPKGLSQNTTREELQFELEGKTGCHEVIHENQKGQEVVASDAEAVQLSRMPSLDMDMIWDSLLVSDS, from the exons ATGTTGGAAATAATGGCACGAAATCGCCATCACAATCGTCTCCCGAAAGATTGTTTTCGAGTTCGGAATCGAGTTCTTCGGCAGACGATCTGGTTTCAG GAACCAGAAGCTTTCATCCAAACAAGTTTTCAAACAACTTGGCAAGGATCAAAGCCCAAACAAGCTGTCGATCAACTTGGCAAGGATCAAAGATGTGAGCCTATGTCATTATTTCCAAACACTTCATTCTCCATGCCTCAACTAGGCCAAATTCATTTCCAACCAAGTAATGATTGgctcaaaataaatcaaaccttGGCAAGCTATTCTATTAAGGGATTTAATGACTATTGGCTTAGAACTACGACCACACAGCCGATGAAATACACCGGTCGAAGATTGCAGAACCAGCATCAAAAGCCTTCATTTTCATCAGCTTCAACATCGCCGGGAAAGCTGTTTAGAGGAGTGAGGCAAAGGCACTGGGGCAAATGGGTTACAGAGATTAGGTTGCCGCGAAACCGGACGAGGGTTTGGTTAGGGACTTTCAACACAGCAGAAGAAGCTGCCATTGCTTATGACACGGCAGCTTACATGTTACGAGGAGATTATGCGCATTTGAATTTCCCAGATCTTAAGCATCAACTTAAGGCCAATTCATTGAATGGAACCACAGCTGCCCTTCTTGAAGCAAAGTTACAATTAGCAATATCACAAGGCAACAATATTTCTGTTCAAAAGAAGCACAGTGATGATCCACCACGAACATCACCAGATAAGATTATACATGACATGAATGCTACAAAACCCAAAGGTTTGAGCCAAAACACAACAAGAGAAGAGTTGCAATTTGAGTTGGAAGGCAAAACTGGATGTCACGAAGTGATTCACGAGAACCAGAAAGGTCAAGAGGTTGTAGCATCTGATGCTGAAGCTGTTCAGTTAAGTAGAATGCCTTCCTTGGACATGGACATGATCTGGGATTCTCTTTTAGTCTCTGATTCATGA